One Sphingomonas sp. FARSPH DNA segment encodes these proteins:
- a CDS encoding alpha/beta fold hydrolase, whose amino-acid sequence MIRHLPLRIAASLVTLGIVLAPHHGQAQAAPASAPAARDVRLPHIAIRSVGTGSPVVLIPGLSSPAAVWDATVAQLAPHHRVIVVQVNGFAGDDAGANLSPGILDGVVADLDGYLAREKLAKVALVGHSMGGLLAMKIALAHPGDVGRVMIVDSLPFYGRLFGPQMTVAAITPRAQAMRDMMRAQYGKPADPATGAALAASMAIKPASRAAVQAWVAKADTRVAAQAMYEDLTTDVSADLPRIAAPVTLIVPYNATVPQASVDALYRDAYKGTPKLTVVEIGDAAHFVMLDQPEAFAQAVDAFLR is encoded by the coding sequence TGATCCGTCATCTCCCCCTGCGTATCGCCGCCTCGCTCGTCACGCTCGGCATCGTCCTTGCGCCCCATCATGGCCAAGCGCAGGCGGCCCCGGCCTCTGCCCCCGCGGCGCGCGACGTGCGGCTGCCGCATATCGCGATCCGCTCGGTCGGGACGGGCAGCCCGGTGGTGCTGATCCCCGGCCTGTCGTCGCCCGCCGCGGTGTGGGATGCGACGGTCGCGCAGCTGGCGCCGCATCACCGCGTCATCGTCGTGCAGGTCAACGGATTCGCCGGCGACGATGCGGGCGCGAACCTGTCGCCCGGCATTCTCGACGGCGTCGTCGCCGACCTCGACGGCTATCTGGCGCGCGAAAAGCTGGCGAAGGTCGCGCTCGTCGGCCATTCGATGGGCGGCCTCCTCGCGATGAAGATCGCGCTGGCGCACCCGGGCGATGTCGGGCGCGTGATGATCGTCGATTCGCTGCCGTTTTACGGCCGGCTGTTCGGGCCGCAGATGACGGTCGCCGCGATCACCCCGCGCGCGCAGGCGATGCGCGACATGATGCGCGCGCAATATGGCAAGCCCGCCGACCCCGCCACCGGTGCGGCGCTCGCCGCATCGATGGCGATCAAGCCCGCGTCGCGCGCTGCGGTGCAGGCCTGGGTGGCGAAGGCCGACACGCGTGTCGCTGCGCAGGCGATGTACGAGGATCTGACGACCGACGTTTCCGCCGACCTGCCCCGGATCGCCGCGCCGGTGACGTTGATCGTCCCCTATAACGCCACCGTGCCGCAGGCGAGCGTCGATGCGCTGTATCGCGATGCGTACAAGGGTACGCCGAAGCTGACCGTGGTCGAGATCGGCGATGCGGCGCATTTCGTCATGCTCGACCAGCCGGAAGCGTTCGCGCAAGCGGTCGACGCCTTTCTGCGCTGA
- a CDS encoding YjgN family protein, which yields MTDQGSAAQRAFRFRGTWQEYAPIAFTNLLLTIVTLGIYSFWGRARTRRYLWSRTVFIDDRLEWTGTGLELFIGYLLAFVLFVLPFGVINLVLQGVLMRGHQGAGALMVGILYLLALFLLGVARFRALRYRLSRTLWHGIRGGSDRQGIAYGWSWFWRSMVATLTAYLMTPWSMARLWNERWNAMSFGSLQFRSHARWQPVFGRFMLFYLAPVVLFFAILGIAAIGFGAGMMAGIKPGAPPPAGVIVTFALLGIAFYVIFFGVLGVIAAAFFSAFFREAVGATRLGDLEFGFEARTRDWVKLFIGNYALVIFTFGIGYIFIAYRNWAFFVRHLAAYGSVEIDTLTQSTTREPGQGEGLLDAFDVGAF from the coding sequence ATGACGGATCAGGGTTCGGCGGCACAGCGCGCGTTCCGCTTTCGCGGGACATGGCAGGAATATGCGCCGATCGCGTTCACCAACCTGCTGCTGACGATCGTGACGCTCGGCATCTACAGCTTCTGGGGCCGCGCGCGGACGCGGCGCTATCTGTGGAGCCGCACGGTCTTCATCGACGACCGGCTGGAATGGACGGGCACCGGGCTGGAGCTGTTCATCGGCTATCTGCTCGCCTTCGTGCTCTTCGTGCTGCCGTTCGGCGTCATCAACCTGGTGCTGCAGGGCGTGCTGATGCGGGGGCATCAGGGGGCGGGCGCGCTGATGGTCGGCATCCTCTACCTGCTCGCGCTGTTCCTGCTCGGCGTCGCGCGGTTCCGCGCGCTGCGCTATCGGCTCAGCCGCACCCTGTGGCACGGTATCCGCGGCGGCAGCGACCGGCAGGGCATCGCCTATGGCTGGTCGTGGTTCTGGCGCAGCATGGTCGCGACGCTGACCGCCTATCTGATGACGCCCTGGTCGATGGCGCGGCTGTGGAACGAGCGATGGAACGCGATGAGCTTCGGCTCGCTCCAGTTCCGCAGCCACGCGCGCTGGCAGCCGGTGTTCGGGCGGTTCATGCTGTTCTACCTCGCGCCCGTCGTGCTGTTCTTCGCGATATTGGGAATCGCGGCGATCGGATTCGGCGCCGGCATGATGGCGGGGATCAAGCCCGGCGCACCGCCCCCGGCGGGCGTGATCGTCACCTTCGCGCTGCTCGGCATCGCCTTCTACGTGATCTTCTTCGGCGTGCTGGGGGTGATAGCGGCGGCGTTCTTCTCCGCCTTCTTTCGCGAGGCGGTGGGCGCGACGCGCCTCGGCGATCTGGAATTCGGGTTCGAGGCGCGCACGAGGGATTGGGTGAAGCTGTTCATCGGCAATTACGCGTTGGTCATCTTCACCTTCGGCATCGGCTATATCTTCATCGCCTATCGCAACTGGGCGTTCTTCGTCCGCCACCTCGCCGCATACGGCAGCGTCGAGATCGA